In Oceanibaculum nanhaiense, the following are encoded in one genomic region:
- a CDS encoding ABC transporter substrate-binding protein, whose amino-acid sequence MSTRHLLAAAALAVTAITGAAAWQPAAAEGNAICYNCPPEWADWASQLKAIKENTGIAVPHDNKNSGQTLSQLLAEKANPVADVAYYGVSFGIQAAKEGVVQPYKPAGFDEIPEGLKDPAGNWFTIHSGTLGLMVNVDALGGKPVPTSWKDLLKPEYKGMVGYLDPSSAFVGYAGAVAINGAMGGSLEDFTPGIAFFKELMKNDPIVPKQTSYARVLSGEIPILIDYDFNAYRAKYKDKANVAFVIPAEGSVVVPYVMSLVKGAPHEANGKKVLDFVMSDKGQALWANAFLRPVRASAMSAEAASKFLPAADYARAKPVNYAKMAEVQKGFGARYLAEVR is encoded by the coding sequence CGCCGCCGCCGAAGGCAATGCGATCTGCTACAACTGCCCGCCGGAATGGGCCGACTGGGCCTCGCAGCTGAAGGCGATCAAGGAAAACACCGGCATTGCCGTGCCGCACGACAACAAGAATTCCGGCCAGACCCTGTCGCAGCTGCTGGCCGAGAAGGCCAATCCGGTTGCTGATGTCGCCTATTACGGCGTTTCCTTCGGTATCCAGGCCGCCAAGGAAGGCGTGGTGCAGCCTTACAAGCCAGCCGGCTTCGACGAAATTCCCGAAGGTCTGAAGGACCCGGCGGGCAACTGGTTCACCATCCATTCCGGCACGCTGGGCCTGATGGTGAATGTCGATGCGCTGGGCGGCAAGCCGGTCCCCACCTCCTGGAAGGACCTGCTGAAGCCGGAATATAAGGGGATGGTCGGCTATCTCGACCCGTCGAGCGCCTTTGTCGGCTATGCCGGCGCCGTCGCCATCAACGGCGCGATGGGCGGTAGCCTGGAGGATTTCACCCCCGGCATCGCCTTCTTCAAGGAACTGATGAAGAACGATCCGATCGTGCCGAAGCAGACCTCCTACGCCCGCGTGCTGTCCGGCGAGATTCCGATCCTGATCGACTATGACTTCAACGCCTACCGCGCCAAGTACAAGGACAAGGCCAATGTCGCCTTCGTCATCCCGGCGGAAGGCTCGGTGGTCGTGCCCTACGTCATGAGCCTGGTGAAGGGCGCGCCGCATGAGGCGAACGGCAAGAAGGTGCTGGACTTCGTGATGTCCGACAAGGGCCAGGCACTCTGGGCCAATGCCTTCCTGCGGCCGGTGCGCGCCAGCGCCATGTCGGCGGAAGCAGCGTCCAAGTTCCTGCCGGCGGCCGACTATGCCCGCGCCAAGCCGGTGAACTACGCCAAGATGGCCGAGGTGCAGAAGGGCTTCGGCGCGCGCTATCTGGCGGAAGTCCGTTAA
- a CDS encoding ABC transporter permease: MSDKRDNFLLAMLLAPALLVFCAFFLLPIGRLALAAGSGPDGIMAYAAILTDARYRESLIATVLLSAGVTLATLVLCAVCGLFLERNRFPGRAVLIGIMTLPLSFPGVVVGFLVIMLAGRQGLIGALTETMTGSKLVFAYSMAGLFVGYLYFSIPRVILTVMASAEKLDRRLEEAARSLGASTFAVTRDVILPGLLPALLSSGAICFATSMGAFGTAFTLATNIDVLPMVIYTEFTLHANIAMAAALSLILGLITWAVLALARTAAGNSVAAAG, from the coding sequence ATGTCCGACAAACGCGACAATTTCCTGCTGGCGATGCTGCTGGCCCCGGCCCTGCTGGTGTTCTGCGCCTTCTTCCTGCTGCCCATCGGCCGGCTGGCGCTGGCCGCCGGCAGCGGCCCGGACGGGATCATGGCCTATGCGGCGATCCTGACCGATGCGCGCTATCGCGAAAGCCTGATCGCCACCGTGCTGCTGTCGGCCGGGGTGACGCTGGCGACGCTGGTTCTGTGCGCGGTGTGCGGCCTGTTCCTGGAACGCAACCGCTTCCCCGGCCGTGCCGTGCTGATCGGCATCATGACGCTGCCGCTGTCCTTTCCCGGCGTGGTGGTCGGTTTCCTGGTCATCATGCTGGCCGGACGGCAGGGGCTGATCGGCGCGCTGACCGAGACGATGACCGGCTCGAAGCTGGTCTTCGCCTATTCCATGGCCGGGCTGTTCGTCGGCTATCTCTATTTCTCCATTCCGCGCGTCATCCTGACCGTCATGGCTTCCGCCGAGAAGCTGGATAGAAGGCTGGAGGAGGCGGCGCGGTCGCTGGGGGCCTCCACCTTCGCCGTCACCCGCGACGTCATCCTGCCCGGCCTGCTGCCGGCGCTGCTGTCCTCCGGCGCGATCTGCTTCGCGACCTCGATGGGCGCCTTCGGCACCGCCTTCACCCTGGCGACCAATATCGATGTGCTGCCGATGGTCATCTACACGGAGTTCACGCTGCACGCGAACATCGCCATGGCGGCGGCACTGAGCCTGATCCTCGGCCTCATCACCTGGGCGGTGCTGGCGCTGGCCCGGACGGCGGCCGGCAATTCTGTCGCGGCGGCGGGGTGA